The following proteins come from a genomic window of Sorghum bicolor cultivar BTx623 chromosome 3, Sorghum_bicolor_NCBIv3, whole genome shotgun sequence:
- the LOC8084367 gene encoding GDSL esterase/lipase At5g03610, protein MEHTNHRRRRGLRLPRQASPVVSTTSTTTTLLLLVICLAALTRTPAAAEALRKRGADEGDTGGGGGSGCDNKAGGKQPSPVWVFGDSYADTGNLGDLGRELTRAWYDPYGVTFPGRPTGRFSDGRVLTDFIASAMGVPTPVAYKLRRGAARGLMARGMNFAVGGAGVLDTGNFQRNIGAQIDLFQAHHPPPTRGCDAGVAVVVVSGNDYSYAADKDNSTSAAIAYIPAVVRQLREQLRRLRDEVGMRKVVVTNLHPMGCTPLFTRALNYTACDPLANAGAAQHNAALQSVLAALDPANRTFLLLDLSTPFTAFVVEDAPERFPEPRRPCCESFSGDGHCGQQDDGGRRQYTLCDDPSKHFYWDDVHPTQAAWAAVARTFRPKIHEFLLST, encoded by the exons ATGGAGCACACGAATCATCGCCGCCGTCGTGGCCTCCGCCTCCCTCGTCAAGCTTCGCCTGTCGTGTCGAcgacgtcgacgacgacgacactcCTGCTACTTGTCATCt GCCTCGCGGCGTTGACAAggacgccggcggcggcagAGGCGCTGCGCAAGCGCGGGGCGGACGAGGGCgacaccggcggcggcggaggaagcGGCTGCGACAACAAGGCCGGCGGGAAGCAACCGTCGCCGGTGTGGGTGTTCGGGGACTCGTACGCGGACACGGGGAACCTGGGCGACCTCGGGCGGGAGCTGACCCGCGCGTGGTACGACCCGTACGGCGTCACCTTCCCCGGCCGCCCCACCGGCCGCTTCTCCGACGGCCGCGTCCTCACCGACTTCATAG CCTCCGCGATGGGAGTGCCAACGCCGGTGGCGTACAAGCTGCGGAGGGGCGCCGCGCGTGGGCTCATGGCGCGTGGCATGAACTTCGCCGTGGGCGGCGCGGGCGTGCTGGACACCGGCAACTTCCAGCGCAACATCGGCGCGCAGATCGACCTGTTCCAGGCACACCACCCGCCTCCCACCCGCGGCTGCGACGCCggggtcgccgtcgtcgtcgtctccggcAACGACTACTCCTACGCCGCCGACAAGGACAACAGCACAAGC GCCGCGATCGCCTACATCCCGGCGGTGGTGCGGCAGCTCCGGGAGCAGCTGCGGCGGCTGCGCGACGAGGTGGGCATGCGCAAGGTGGTGGTCACCAACCTGCACCCCATGGGGTGCACGCCGCTCTTCACCCGCGCGCTCAACTACACGGCCTGCGACCCGCTCGCCAACGCGGGCGCCGCGCAGCACAACGCGGCTCTCCAGTCCGTGCTCGCCGCGCTCGACCCGGCCAACCGCACGTTCCTCCTGCTCGACCTCAGCACGCCCTTCACCGCCTTCGTCGTCGAGGACGCGCCGGAGAGGTTCCCGGAGCCGAGGCGGCCGTGCTGCGAGAGCTTCAGCGGCGACGGCCACTGCGGGCAGCAGGACGACGGCGGCAGGAGGCAGTACACGCTGTGCGATGACCCGAGCAAGCATTTCTACTGGGACGACGTCCACCCGACGCAGGCCGCGTGGGCCGCCGTCGCCCGAACATTCAGGCCCAAGATCCACGAGTTCCTTCTGTCTACCTGA